From the Micromonospora echinospora genome, the window TCCGGCAACTGAGGCACCACTTCTCCTCAGCGGCCAGGTAGCGGACGACGTCGCTGTTGGCCAGGTCGGTGATGACGGCCTGGACGAGTGCTCGCACGGACGCATCGTCATCCCGTAGTGCGGCATGGGGCGACACCGCGATGCCGAAGCCTTCCAACGTGGCGACGGCGTTGTCGACAGCAAGTCCGCAATAGCGGGCGAACTCCTCCGGATCGTGTCCGAACGTCGGCTCCAGGCGGCGGCTTGCCATGTTCCACGACTGCGGCAGGTGAGCATCACCGCCGAAATACTGGGCAGTCCGGCGAGCCGCGTCGAGCAGCACCCATGTGTAGATGCCGCCGAGGTGCGGTGCACCGGGCGGTGACGGCGGCGCCAACAGGACCGTGCTCGGCTCGCGGTCCTCCCACGCGATCATCGCGGCACCCGCGCTCCGCCGCCCGGGACGCGGCGGGGCAGCCGCCGCCGCTTGGCGCGGGCGAAGTGCGCCATGAATTCGACGAGCTGGCCGACCGCATCCAGGGAGACCGCGTTGAACAGCGAAGCACGCAGGTGTCCGACCTTGCGGTATCCCCACAGCCCGACAAGTCCCTGCTGCGCGGCGTCTGCCTGAAACTCGTCCTCCAACTCCGCGGTCGGCAGCGCGAACGTGACATTGACCTTCGACCGGCTGTCACGGTCGGCGAGGCCCGTATAGAAGTCGCTGTCGTCGATCGTGCGGTAGAGCATCTGGGACTTGGTGGTGCTGAGGGTGTCCATCGCCTCGACTCCGCCCTGCTGGATGGTCCACCCGGCCATGAGGTTCAGAACGAAGATCGCACTGATCGGCGGGGTGTTGAATCGCGACCCCGCCTGCGCGTGCGTGAGGTAGCTGAGGAAGGGCGGGAGCTGCCGTACCGGTTCGAGAAGGTCGGCTCGGATCACGACGAGCGCGACGCCGGCGGTACCGAGGTTCTTGTGAGAGGTCGCGTAGATCAGGCCGTGCCGGGCAATGTCGAACGGGCGGGTGAGGAGGTCGCTGGACGCGTCACAGGCGAGCCATGTGCTCGCCGGGATGTCGGGCGGTTGCTTGAACTGCGTGCCCATTTCGGTGTTGTTCGACGTGTAGTGCACGTACCGGGCGGTCGGCGTGAACGACGCCTCGGCTGGCGAAGGCAGACGCAGGTAGCCGGCTGCGTGCGTGGAGGCAGCGATGTTGACGTAGCCGTATACCGCCGCCTCGGCGGCTGCCGCCGCCCCGAAGTGTCCCGTGACCACGTAGTCCGCGACGGCGTCCGGGCTGAGGTGGTTGGCGGGCAGCATCGTGAACTGGAAGCGCGCGCCACCGTGTAGTAGCAGCAGTTTGTACCCCACCGGGACGCCGATGAGCGCGCGCAGGCGCTCGACCGTGTTGTTGTAGAGCCGCTCGAACTGTCCGCTGCGGTGGCCCAGTTCGAGGATGCCGAGCCCGGTGTCGGCGTAGTGCTCAACGCTTGCCTGGTACTCGGTCAGCACGTCGTCGGGGAGGATGGACGGCCCAGGGGCGAAGCTGCGTACTCGTGTGGGCATGGCGTGCCTCCGTAGCTGATGTGTACGGCTCCGAGGGTTCGGGTAGGCGTGCCCGGCTGGCCACCATGAATCAGGTAGTGGGCCAGCCGGGCGGTATATCAGGCGATGATGGCGACCCTGATGCCGTTGACGCCGCTGTCGGTGTCCGCGTCACCGAAAACCGCTTCGTCGGCGCGGGCAGCCACGCGAAGCGGTTCGGCTAGTGCTCGGGCGGTTCGGTGGCCGTCGTCGGTGACGCCCTGCAGCACGACTTTCGCGATGCGGGTGTTGCTGCCGAGGTTGAGGCCGCTACGCAGGACGCGGATTTGGTCGAGGATCGTGGACATGGTGTCGATGAGCTTGCGGTCGGTCCGCCACTGTGGCTGCGGTGCCGGCCAGGACGTGAGGTGAAGGCTGATGGTGTTCTCGTGGGGCCGGAACATCTGCTGGTAGAGATAGTCCGTGATGAACGGGGCGAAGGGCGCGAACATGCCGAGGACGGCGCGGAAGCCGATGCCGAGCGCCGCGCGGGCGCTGGCCCGGTCGGCGTCGGTGTGGTTGCCGGGGTTGAGGAACCGCTCTTTGACCATCTCGATGTACCGGTCGCAAAAGACTGACCAGAAGAAGCGTGTCGCGGCCTGGTATCCCTGCATGAAGTCGTACTCGTCCATCGCCGCGGTGGTCTCGTCGATGGCGGACGCCAGGTGCGACAGCATCCACCGGTCCACGTCGGTGCACAGCGCTGCGGGATCTGGCGCGGCTTGTGGGTCGAACCCGTACATGGTCATCAGTCGGGCGACGTTCCACATCTTCACGGCGAACTTGCGGCCGGTCTTGACGTCCTTCTCGTTGTAGCGTAGATCGGTGCCGATCCGCGCCTTGGTGGCCCAGATGCGCAGCGCATCGGCGCCGTACCGCTCGATGACGTGATCGGGGACGTAGCGGTTGAAGCCGTCCGGCGTGGTGGACTGGTCGAGGTCTCGCTTGGCGATCTTCTTGCCCTGCTCGTTCAGCCCCCAGCCGGAGATCATCACGGTCTGCCAGGGCAGCCGGTCGAAGTGGTACTGCGACTGCACGATGGTGTAGAACAGCCAGGTTCTGATGATCTCGAATGCCTGCACACGCAAACTCATGGGAGCCAGCCGCGGGTCGCTGTTCAGCCCGTTGACCGCCCAGCCGTCGTTGATCTGTGGCGACAGGGAGGAGGTCATCCACGTGTCCATGACGTCGGGATCCGGGCTGAGGCGACCGGAGCAGGCCGGGCAGGCATCCACTGGCGGTGCATCGGCGAGGGGGTCGGCGGGCAGCGCGCTCAGGTCGGCGGTGACCGCGTGGCCGCAGTCGTCGCAGAACCACACCGGAAACGGCACGCCGTAGTGCCGCTGGCGGCTGATGTTCCAGTCCCACTTCAGGCCCTCGATCCAGTCTTCGAGGCGGCGCTGCATGTGGGCGGGTATCCAGGTCAGCTCCTTGGCGCGGGCCAGGAACGTGTCCTGGTGCTCGCGCACGCGGATGAACCACTGCGCCCGGATCTGGTACTCGACCGGCGTCAGACACCGCTCGTGCACCCCGACGTTCTGTTTGAGCGGGCGGCTTCTACTCAACGCGCCGATCTCTGCGAGCCGGGCCACGATTGCCGCTCGCGCCTGGGTCAGTTGCAGACCCGCGAACTGCCCGGCGAGATCTGACAGCCGACCGTCGGGGGTGACGACGAGCCGCAGGTCGAGCCCGTCGCGTCGCCACTTCAGGACGTCTTCGCCGTCGCCGAAGGTACAGACCATCATCAGCCCCGTGCCGAAGGCGGGATCCACGGACTTATCGGCCTTGATCGGGACCTGATAGCCGAACAGCGGCACGGTCGCCTGAGTGCCGAGCAGGTCCCGGTACCGCTCGTCCTCCGGATGGAAGTACAGCGCCACGCAGGCGGGCAGAAGCTCGGGGCGGGTCGTTGCGATGACCAGCGCCCGACTGTCCGCCGCCGCGAAAGCGATGTCGTGCATCTTCCCATTGCGGTCGAGGTCTTCGACATCGGCTTGCGCCAGGGCGGTCCGGCACTCGGTACACCAGATGATCGGATCTTCCACCCGGCGCAGATGGCCCGCCTCGTGGAGCTTGATGAAACTCGTCTGCGCGGTGAGCTGGCACCGCTTGTCGATGGTCGAGTAGAGCAGATTCCAGTCGACCGACAGACCCACCCGGCGCCACAGGTCCTCATACCGGGCAGCCGTCTTGCGGGTTTCGGCCAGGCACAGGGCCACGAACTCCGACCGCGGCATGTCGACGGCTTTGACCCCGTAGGTCTTCTCGACGTAGCGCTCGGTGGGGAGGCCGTTGTCGTCAAAACCCATCGGGTAGAAGACACGGTCGCCTTGCATCCTTCGGTACCTGACCACGAAGTCGGGCTGCGAGTAGCTCATGGCATGGCCGACGTGAAGGTGGGACGCCGACACGTACGGAGGAGGCGTATCGATGCTGAACACCGGGCCGACCGCCGAGCGGTCGAACCGATAGATGTCGTGCTCCTCCCAGAGTGCCCGGACCGTCGTCTCGACGGCGAGATGGTCGTATTCAGCGGCATCCATGTCGTGGCATCCTCACTCTTGCGCTGGCCGGTTTCAGTGGGGGTGTGTCTGGCTGAGGCGACGCTCGAAGATCAGGCGGGCCTCGGGGGTGAGGTCCATCGACAGCACCTCGCTCGCATCGACGAACCGGTAGTTCGAGTGCTCGGTCAGGCGAGGTGCGACGCTGTCGGGCAACTCAATCTCGAACGAGAACGCGGCCAGTCGGCCACTCACGACGGGCTGGCCGTCGAACAGGCGACTGACGGCGAGGTAGGTGCCGGTCTCCTCCCACACCTCACGGGTCGCTCCGTCGCGAGGATCCTCGCCGGCCTGGAGGTAGCCGCCGGGGATCGTCCATTGGCCGGGGTAGAGGTAGTCGTCGGGGTGTCGCTGCACGAGCAGTGCCTTGTGCCCAGCCCACAGGATGCTCATTGCTGCTGCCTGCGGTAGCTCAATGTCCCAGCGGACCGCGCTGTCCTGTCCGTTCCATCGCACGTCGCTGACGCCCCGGCGGCGGAAGTCGTCGAGCATGCGGCCATGGGCGGCGTCTAGGAAGGTCGCCCCGCGCAACGCGAAGGCCGCGCCCACCTCCTCGTACTGCGAAGTGGCCTTGCGGGTAGCGCACTCCTCCAGGAACGCGATCTCCTCAGCGGTCAGTCGCTCGGTCGCGGTCAGATGATCCAGGCCGTCCCGGTAGCCCATGCTGAGGTAGCCGTAGAACGCCGCGATGTACTCCAGGCTGATGAGCGGCGTCCGCACGAACTCGGCCGCGCCGTGGGGTGCCATAGAGACGTCGAACAGGAACTTGCGCAGGAAGTAGGAAAAGGAGGCTACGGTCCGGATCGCCTCGCGACGGGTACGCGACGGAGGCGGGTCGGTGAACTCGGCGAAGATGTTCCGCCCGAACAGGTTCACGCTGGTGTACTTCGCCTGGTAGATGAACAGCTCCGCGCGGTTTTTGTGCTGGAACAGCTCGTATCGCCCCAGTAAGGGCTGCGCGTCGGCCAGAGTGTGCACGTTGACGCTGATCGGAATGCCGAGCTGTGCTGCCAGTTCGTCGCGGACCTTCGCGATGCCCTCGGCGGTGCCGGCGTCGAGGCAGTCAATGATCATTTGAACGTCGATGTTGCTTTTAGCGTGGGCGATACCGCGTGAACGCGAGCCCATCAGCATCGCGCCGACCACCGCAGGGACGCCGCCGAAAGCCTCACGGAGCACCTCGACGAGATCGGTGTCGATTTGGCGGGTGTTCAGCCGGTCGGAGATCAGCAAGTCGGTCACGCTAAGGCCGTCCTTTGCGAGGGAACGAGTGAGGGACCGTAGGCGGGTCGATCGGGCCGGGGGCCGGGATCGGTGGCCGACGACACCTGGCCCAAGGTCATCGTGAGGTCGATCCAGTCGCCGCCGAGTGCGGCCGAAGCAGTGGCGGCTTCCAGCACAGCCACCACGATCGCGCCGTGGATGCCGTCAGTCCTTGGACGCGCACCAGTGCGGACGCAGTCCGCGAAGTGGCTCAGCTCGGTGTCGAGCGGAGGGCGACGATCGGCTGTCGAGAGCGTTCGCGGCAGCACCTTGCTGCCGTTGACATGCAGCCGGACAGCTCCGTCCACGTCGTCGTAGACGATGCCTCCCGATGTGCCCGCGACCGTAGCCCGCCTGACCTTCTCGGGGTCGATGCAGCTGACGTGCACGTGGCCAAGGAAGTCGCCGAAGTCGAGCGTGAGGAAAGCCAGGTCGGAAACGGTGGGCCGGGTGAACATGTACTCCACACAGCGCACCGCCGCCGGCGGACGTCCAGCCCAGCGAATCAGGATCGACACGTCATGCGGTCCGAGGTTCCAGATGACGTTGGCGTCGTCGCGGAACCTTCCGTACGCCAGGCGCTGCAGGCTGACGTAACGCAGCTCGCCGACCTGCCCCTCCCGAAGAGCACGCTCAACGTCGATGACGTGCTCGGAGTACAGGAACGTGTGGCCCACCATGAGAGTGAGACCAGCTGTCGCTGCGGCCTTGGTCAACGCGACCGAATCCGTGGTCGACAGGGCCAGGGGCTTCTCGACAAATACGTGCTTGCCCTGGGAGATCGCCGCCATAGCAAGCTCGAAGTGACTTGCGGCGTGCGTCACGATCAGCACCGCCTCGATCTGCCGGTTACCCAGCAGGTCCGCTGGGGATAGGACCTTGGGTGCGGACGTCAGACGGGCGGCAAGTCTCGTTGCAGCCTCGGGACTGGCGTCCGCCACAGCCGACAGCCGGGCTCCGACACTTCGTTCAACTGCCGCCGCGACGTTGGCACCCCACTGCCCGCAGCCGATTAGACCGAACCTCACGGGCCCGGAGGTCTGGTGATCTCGCCTTTCAGCGTCAGGCGCGGTCGCAGCCTGGGGGTGTGGCATCGAACTGCCTCCTACAGCATCATCGAACAAGATCACTTATTCATGCACGCATGAATTACATTCCATGGAGATCGCTCTGATGTCAAGGAAGTTGCTGTGTGGTGAGTGGACTGGTCACGGCGGCAGGATGTAGGTGGTATGCGCCCGATCGACGCTGCTGGGTGTAGTCGGGCTCCTCAGCTATTCACCGACGTGGCTGGTTGGGGATGCGCCGTGCTGGCGAACGCCGCCACGGCGAGGTCGAGTCAACGAGCAATCGGCGGCCGCCAGTACCGTCCACCATGGTGGTTGACTGCACCGTCGACCAGTCGCTGCGTGCCCTCGACGCAGCCGTGGCCCGCTTCCTCGCCGTTGACGCATCCGGGCGATTCGTTGTTTGTCGACGGGCCGCCGAGGTGCGCCGCCGAGTGGATGGGCAGGGTTCCGCGCGGCCGGTGCCGCCCCCGAGGCGCTGGTCCAGACGGGGCGCCTGACCCGAGGGCGCGCGCCATGCTGGCGTACCACGTCCTCCTCGCCTGGAACTGCGCTGGATTTGTGGTGCGAGGAGCATGCACGCTGTCGGCTCAGGGTTGGCGTGACCAAGGCGGGTGCGACTGAACGTGTCCAGCCCGCCGTGCCCAGCAAGGACCTTTAGGTGAACACCAGAGGAATCCGCCCGCCGGGAGGGGCTCGTTTTGTCGTATGCGCCCCATATCGTCGCCCCGTGCCCGCACCGACGGAGGTCTGATCATGGTTGGTTCCGCGCTCGACACCACCCCGCAAGTCGACAGCAGCCCGGAGGAGGCCCGGGCCCGGCTGGCCGACCAGTTGCTCGCTGACGGCCGGATCACCTCACCGGAGGTGGAGGCGTCGTTTCGCCGGGTGCCGCGGCACCTGTTCGCCCCCGGCGAGGTCAGCGTCGACGCCGCCTACGCCGACGACGTAGTCATCACGAAACGTGGCCCGGACGGACGCGCGACCAGTTCCATCTCCGCGCCGTGGCTGCAGGCCATGATGCTGGAAGCCGCCCGCCTACACCCGGGTGGGCGGGTGTTGGAGATCGGTTCCGGCGGTTACAACGCCGCGCTCATCGCCGAGGTCGTCGGCCCCCAGGGCACGGTGGCCAGCATCGACATCGACTCCGACATCGTCGCCAACGCCCGGACCGCCCTCGACATCGCCGGATACCCGAACGTCCAGGTGGTGCAGGCCGACGCGGCGACCGGCTGGTTGGCAGGGGCGCCGTACGACGCGATCGTCGTCACCGTCGAGGCCAGCGACATCCCACCCGCCTGGACCGATCAGCTCGCTCCCGATGGTTTCCTCGTCGTACCGCTTCGGATGCGCGGCAACACCCGATGCCTCACTCTCGCCCGTGACGGCGACCACCTCACCGCTACCGACGCGATCCTCTGCGGCTTCGTGCCCATGCAAGGCGCTGGCGCCAACCCCGTGACCCGGCGGGCGCTGCGCGGTGACGATGTGACCCTGCGCATCGACGACCCCGACACCCGATCTCTCAACCTCGACGCCCTGACCCCCGCGCTGGACGGTCCC encodes:
- the serC gene encoding 3-phosphoserine/phosphohydroxythreonine transaminase translates to MPTRVRSFAPGPSILPDDVLTEYQASVEHYADTGLGILELGHRSGQFERLYNNTVERLRALIGVPVGYKLLLLHGGARFQFTMLPANHLSPDAVADYVVTGHFGAAAAAEAAVYGYVNIAASTHAAGYLRLPSPAEASFTPTARYVHYTSNNTEMGTQFKQPPDIPASTWLACDASSDLLTRPFDIARHGLIYATSHKNLGTAGVALVVIRADLLEPVRQLPPFLSYLTHAQAGSRFNTPPISAIFVLNLMAGWTIQQGGVEAMDTLSTTKSQMLYRTIDDSDFYTGLADRDSRSKVNVTFALPTAELEDEFQADAAQQGLVGLWGYRKVGHLRASLFNAVSLDAVGQLVEFMAHFARAKRRRLPRRVPGGGARVPR
- a CDS encoding valine--tRNA ligase, whose amino-acid sequence is MDAAEYDHLAVETTVRALWEEHDIYRFDRSAVGPVFSIDTPPPYVSASHLHVGHAMSYSQPDFVVRYRRMQGDRVFYPMGFDDNGLPTERYVEKTYGVKAVDMPRSEFVALCLAETRKTAARYEDLWRRVGLSVDWNLLYSTIDKRCQLTAQTSFIKLHEAGHLRRVEDPIIWCTECRTALAQADVEDLDRNGKMHDIAFAAADSRALVIATTRPELLPACVALYFHPEDERYRDLLGTQATVPLFGYQVPIKADKSVDPAFGTGLMMVCTFGDGEDVLKWRRDGLDLRLVVTPDGRLSDLAGQFAGLQLTQARAAIVARLAEIGALSRSRPLKQNVGVHERCLTPVEYQIRAQWFIRVREHQDTFLARAKELTWIPAHMQRRLEDWIEGLKWDWNISRQRHYGVPFPVWFCDDCGHAVTADLSALPADPLADAPPVDACPACSGRLSPDPDVMDTWMTSSLSPQINDGWAVNGLNSDPRLAPMSLRVQAFEIIRTWLFYTIVQSQYHFDRLPWQTVMISGWGLNEQGKKIAKRDLDQSTTPDGFNRYVPDHVIERYGADALRIWATKARIGTDLRYNEKDVKTGRKFAVKMWNVARLMTMYGFDPQAAPDPAALCTDVDRWMLSHLASAIDETTAAMDEYDFMQGYQAATRFFWSVFCDRYIEMVKERFLNPGNHTDADRASARAALGIGFRAVLGMFAPFAPFITDYLYQQMFRPHENTISLHLTSWPAPQPQWRTDRKLIDTMSTILDQIRVLRSGLNLGSNTRIAKVVLQGVTDDGHRTARALAEPLRVAARADEAVFGDADTDSGVNGIRVAIIA
- a CDS encoding NUDIX domain-containing protein translates to MTDLLISDRLNTRQIDTDLVEVLREAFGGVPAVVGAMLMGSRSRGIAHAKSNIDVQMIIDCLDAGTAEGIAKVRDELAAQLGIPISVNVHTLADAQPLLGRYELFQHKNRAELFIYQAKYTSVNLFGRNIFAEFTDPPPSRTRREAIRTVASFSYFLRKFLFDVSMAPHGAAEFVRTPLISLEYIAAFYGYLSMGYRDGLDHLTATERLTAEEIAFLEECATRKATSQYEEVGAAFALRGATFLDAAHGRMLDDFRRRGVSDVRWNGQDSAVRWDIELPQAAAMSILWAGHKALLVQRHPDDYLYPGQWTIPGGYLQAGEDPRDGATREVWEETGTYLAVSRLFDGQPVVSGRLAAFSFEIELPDSVAPRLTEHSNYRFVDASEVLSMDLTPEARLIFERRLSQTHPH
- a CDS encoding Gfo/Idh/MocA family protein, which codes for MPHPQAATAPDAERRDHQTSGPVRFGLIGCGQWGANVAAAVERSVGARLSAVADASPEAATRLAARLTSAPKVLSPADLLGNRQIEAVLIVTHAASHFELAMAAISQGKHVFVEKPLALSTTDSVALTKAAATAGLTLMVGHTFLYSEHVIDVERALREGQVGELRYVSLQRLAYGRFRDDANVIWNLGPHDVSILIRWAGRPPAAVRCVEYMFTRPTVSDLAFLTLDFGDFLGHVHVSCIDPEKVRRATVAGTSGGIVYDDVDGAVRLHVNGSKVLPRTLSTADRRPPLDTELSHFADCVRTGARPRTDGIHGAIVVAVLEAATASAALGGDWIDLTMTLGQVSSATDPGPRPDRPAYGPSLVPSQRTALA
- the fxlM gene encoding methyltransferase, FxLD system, translated to MVGSALDTTPQVDSSPEEARARLADQLLADGRITSPEVEASFRRVPRHLFAPGEVSVDAAYADDVVITKRGPDGRATSSISAPWLQAMMLEAARLHPGGRVLEIGSGGYNAALIAEVVGPQGTVASIDIDSDIVANARTALDIAGYPNVQVVQADAATGWLAGAPYDAIVVTVEASDIPPAWTDQLAPDGFLVVPLRMRGNTRCLTLARDGDHLTATDAILCGFVPMQGAGANPVTRRALRGDDVTLRIDDPDTRSLNLDALTPALDGPGVDAWSEVTVPPATSFESLHLWLASQPHPYGLLAVDRDRTADMDPQNWVSCPALLTGDSIAYLTIRQLDDTTWEFGARGYGPHAAPLTQHVVDLITAWDRDHRHQPGPDIRVYPTGVTIPPTDQPQLLVPRHHTTTAITWTTGDHR